A genomic window from Diorhabda sublineata isolate icDioSubl1.1 chromosome 8, icDioSubl1.1, whole genome shotgun sequence includes:
- the LOC130447830 gene encoding histidine-rich glycoprotein-like: MGKVVLVILGVALFALFDQSCAFKNEEKEALDQALAASHHGHGHHGSGGGHGHHHESGGGHDSHGHHHESHGGKGDKGYHTDHHYDKGHHGGHGEHHSAGHHGAHGGHHHSHHGGGGHHSSHFSHGGHHKGGKFGSEHGHKKGQQTKGYHLKGHKDEHHKDHEFYDDAHKGGHHSKHGHHHGYHGSKAGHHKKGGSHESGHHGGHHGKKGYGHHGHHDEDHHGYEGHGGHEHHHSHHSEHGNKGGHDGHKSHGFSSKH, encoded by the coding sequence ATGGGAAAAGTAGTGTTAGTAATTCTAGGTGTAGCGTTATTCGCTCTCTTCGATCAAAGCTGTGCCTTCAAGAacgaagaaaaagaagcattagATCAAGCCCTCGCAGCTTCCCATCATGGGCATGGACATCATGGATCCGGTGGCGGGCACGGACACCATCATGAATCCGGTGGCGGTCATGATAGTCACGGACATCATCACGAAAGCCATGGAGGCAAAGGCGACAAGGGATATCACACCGATCATCATTATGACAAAGGTCACCACGGCGGACACGGTGAACATCACTCAGCAGGACATCATGGAGCCCATGGAGGTCATCATCATTCACACCACGGAGGTGGAGGTCATCATTCGTCTCACTTTTCCCATGGAGGTCACCACAAGGGAGGAAAATTCGGTAGCGAGCACGGTCACAAGAAAGGACAGCAAACTAAAGGTTATCACCTCAAAGGACACAAAGACGAACACCACAAGGACCACGAGTTCTATGACGACGCCCACAAAGGAGGACATCACTCTAAACACGGTCACCATCATGGATACCACGGTTCAAAAGCTGGTCACCACAAGAAAGGAGGTTCCCACGAATCAGGGCATCACGGTGGACATCACGGTAAGAAAGGATACGGTCACCACGGTCACCACGATGAAGATCATCACGGATACGAAGGGCACGGCGGACATGAACACCACCACTCCCACCACTCCGAACATGGTAATAAAGGTGGACACGACGGACACAAATCGCACGGATTCTCttcaaaacattaa